Proteins encoded by one window of Antechinus flavipes isolate AdamAnt ecotype Samford, QLD, Australia chromosome 4, AdamAnt_v2, whole genome shotgun sequence:
- the LOC127562296 gene encoding cyclin-Q-like, translating to MESRQSESSTESEEIKKEGHLASEAKVHFKVTRFIMEAGVKLGMQSIPIATACTIYHKFFCETKLDAYDPYLIAMSAIYLAGKVEEQHLRTRDIINVSHRYLNPKSEPLELDSWFWELRDSIVQCELLMLRVLHFRVSFQHPHKYLLHYLISLKNWMNRHSWERTPVSLAAWALLRDSYHGALCLQYPAQHIAVAVLYLALQCYGVEVPADSEAEKPWWQVFSEDLTKPVIDNIVSDLIQIYTMDTEIP from the coding sequence ATGGAGTCTCGTCAGAGTGAGAGCAGCACAGaaagtgaagaaataaagaaagaggggCACTTGGCCTCCGAGGCTAAAGTCCACTTCAAAGTGACACGGTTCATCATGGAGGCTGGTGTCAAGCTAGGGATGCAATCCATTCCAATTGCCACAGCTTGTACCATTTACCATAAATTTTTCTGTGAGACCAAATTAGATGCATACGACCCTTACCTCATAGCCATGTCAGCCATTTACTTGGCCGGTAAAGTAGAGGAACAACATCTCAGGACAAGAGACATCATCAATGTCTCTCACAGGTAtttaaatcccaagagtgaaccTCTAGAGTTAGACTCCTGGTTCTGGGAACTGAGGGATAGCATCGTTCAGTGTGAATTACTTATGTTGAGAGTTTTGCATTTCCGAGTCTCATTTCAGCATCCCCACAAATATCTGCTCCACTaccttatttctttaaagaactgGATGAATCGACACAGCTGGGAGAGGACTCCCGTCTCCCTAGCAGCCTGGGCCCTGCTGCGGGACAGCTATCATGGAGCATTGTGCCTGCAGTACCCTGCCCAGCACATAGCAGTAGCAGTGCTCTATCTCGCTTTGCAGTGCTATGGAGTGGAGGTGCCTGCCGATTCTGAGGCAGAAAAGCCCTGGTGGCAGGTCTTCAGTGAAGACCTTACCAAGCCAGTCATTGATAACATTGTATCTGACCTGATTCAGATTTACACAATGGATACAGAAATCCCTTAA